A genomic region of Nostoc sp. UHCC 0702 contains the following coding sequences:
- a CDS encoding metallophosphoesterase: MRLIAEPPIPIKIQKMKERVRWKHSKIISSGIDQTSMVIDDGKEDNPEFSFMVIGDSGTKSHYGHHPQRQVAELMLPHKDDCRFVLHTGDVIYVVGSHEYYPANFIEPYREFLVGGHNPKNIRYDRMVFNLPFLPVLGNHDYYDVPLMYRLLTGSTLRLRRMLRYKDFEIGWHGSNQGDAYARAFLDYIIAADPEKLQSHLDSHYTAKTDTGRCLRYEPGKFTRLPNRYYTFRYGGIDFFALDSNTFNTPSPLPTTEAGEDYRRELQKRRQEIDSEELQILAMCDKLNADNPTDAEQLDDLSAKLDQINEVKIDIEKQLASESTPIIDFEQLDWLRNRLIESWNTKEVRGRVIYFHHPPYVTEATKWNQGQTLAVRHRLRSVLSQVAETLGSLIKDRPVADLIFNGHAHCLEYIRTVDTGYADSHINYIISGGSGRRPRRQRPEGSELMETFDDIPGNPVRKVADSLLYVGRNGHGSQKRIPYSCVRVDVLDGSPPKFIVTPLVAERVAHEWHNPQLQPFVI, from the coding sequence ACCACCCATACCTATTAAAATTCAAAAGATGAAAGAACGGGTGCGGTGGAAACATTCCAAGATTATCTCGTCGGGTATCGACCAAACCAGCATGGTTATTGATGATGGTAAAGAAGATAATCCCGAATTTTCGTTTATGGTTATCGGTGATAGTGGCACAAAATCTCATTACGGACACCATCCCCAGCGACAAGTTGCCGAACTTATGCTTCCCCACAAGGATGATTGCCGTTTTGTGTTGCACACTGGCGATGTAATTTATGTCGTGGGTTCCCATGAGTACTACCCAGCGAATTTTATTGAACCTTACCGGGAGTTTCTCGTGGGTGGTCACAACCCTAAAAATATTCGCTACGATCGCATGGTCTTTAATTTACCGTTTCTGCCGGTGCTGGGCAATCACGATTATTATGATGTGCCGTTGATGTATCGTTTGCTGACTGGAAGCACACTACGGCTACGTCGAATGCTACGCTATAAAGATTTTGAAATTGGCTGGCATGGATCTAATCAAGGTGATGCCTATGCACGAGCGTTCCTTGACTATATAATAGCCGCTGACCCTGAAAAGTTACAAAGTCATTTAGACAGCCATTACACTGCTAAAACTGACACAGGGCGCTGTCTACGATATGAACCCGGAAAGTTCACTCGTTTGCCCAACCGTTATTATACGTTTCGTTACGGCGGTATTGACTTCTTTGCCCTTGATTCCAATACTTTTAATACACCTTCTCCTTTACCAACAACCGAAGCTGGGGAAGATTACCGTCGGGAATTGCAAAAGCGTCGCCAGGAAATAGACTCTGAAGAGTTGCAAATTTTAGCAATGTGCGACAAACTGAACGCCGATAATCCTACTGATGCTGAACAACTTGATGACCTCAGCGCCAAGTTAGACCAAATCAATGAAGTCAAAATTGATATTGAGAAGCAACTAGCATCCGAAAGCACACCAATTATCGACTTTGAACAACTTGATTGGTTACGCAACAGGCTAATTGAATCTTGGAATACAAAAGAAGTGCGCGGACGTGTGATTTATTTCCACCATCCCCCCTATGTCACCGAGGCGACAAAGTGGAATCAAGGACAAACTTTGGCTGTACGTCATCGCCTGCGCTCGGTGTTGTCACAGGTGGCGGAAACTCTCGGTTCTTTAATCAAGGATCGTCCGGTAGCCGATTTGATTTTCAATGGTCATGCCCACTGCTTAGAATACATCCGTACCGTTGATACTGGATACGCTGACTCTCACATCAATTATATTATCTCTGGTGGTAGCGGTCGCCGTCCCCGCCGCCAGCGTCCCGAAGGGTCTGAATTGATGGAGACTTTTGACGATATTCCTGGTAATCCTGTCCGTAAAGTTGCGGATTCGCTGCTATATGTTGGTCGTAACGGCCACGGTTCTCAAAAGCGAATACCTTACTCCTGTGTCCGGGTTGATGTTCTGGATGGTTCTCCACCTAAGTTTATCGTTACACCGTTGGTAGCTGAGCGGGTTGCACATGAGTGGCATAATCCCCAGCTGCAACCGTTTGTAATTTAA
- a CDS encoding CHAT domain-containing protein, with protein MSMGQEKRQKILILTAIPHGLRLDREIREIEEAIRRAIRRERFEVSISTAVRPQDFRRAIAENRPQIVHFCGHGMEDGSLLLEDDGGNDKAVQPEGLAALFKLHAAYVNCVLINACYSVKAAEVISQHIDYAIGMNQAIGDSAAIAFAQGFYDALGYEGSDNQDVFQRAFDEGLVAIQLENLAEGQKVFESVETNLCY; from the coding sequence ATGAGTATGGGGCAAGAAAAGCGACAAAAAATCCTGATTTTGACTGCCATTCCTCACGGTTTGCGCTTAGATCGAGAAATTCGGGAAATTGAAGAAGCCATCCGCCGCGCCATCAGACGAGAACGGTTTGAGGTTAGCATTAGTACTGCTGTCCGCCCTCAAGATTTTCGCAGAGCGATCGCAGAAAATCGTCCCCAAATTGTGCATTTTTGCGGTCATGGGATGGAAGATGGCAGTTTGTTGTTAGAGGATGATGGGGGAAACGACAAAGCTGTGCAACCAGAGGGGCTAGCAGCACTGTTTAAGTTGCACGCTGCTTATGTGAATTGTGTGCTAATTAATGCTTGCTATTCAGTGAAAGCTGCCGAGGTAATTAGCCAACACATCGATTATGCGATCGGCATGAATCAGGCTATTGGAGATAGTGCTGCGATCGCATTTGCTCAAGGGTTTTATGATGCGCTGGGTTATGAAGGTTCAGATAATCAAGATGTATTTCAAAGAGCTTTTGATGAAGGTTTAGTTGCTATTCAACTAGAGAATCTTGCTGAAGGGCAGAAAGTGTTTGAGTCCGTTGAAACGAACTTGTGCTATTAG
- a CDS encoding methyltransferase domain-containing protein has protein sequence MTNLDIYKQQLKEFYGSRTTYDDEEGTRHPLEAKILLEFVPLQQGQKILDVATGTGLIAIPAAEKVGSEGYVIGIDMTPGMLHQARQKIAAANLQNIELIEADVESFNFSDDSFDVVFCCEAIVLFPDILAMLQKWYRYLKTGGFVAFTSPPETAYLGTIYQNICTKVLGVSVPHILEELGTPEKCHNLLQQAGFRDIEIKIEPSGRYRNLRDKKLSAREMNTSFKGNPLLANLSQAQLDQFQLEYSAEIAKLTTDQGVWEDTTKYFVRAIK, from the coding sequence ATGACTAATCTGGATATTTATAAGCAGCAACTAAAAGAATTTTATGGTAGTAGAACTACATATGACGATGAGGAAGGTACTCGCCATCCTCTAGAAGCTAAGATTCTACTGGAATTTGTGCCGCTTCAGCAGGGACAGAAAATCCTTGATGTCGCCACTGGAACAGGTTTAATTGCCATTCCCGCAGCTGAAAAAGTTGGTTCAGAAGGCTATGTGATTGGGATTGACATGACCCCTGGAATGTTGCATCAAGCAAGACAAAAGATTGCAGCAGCAAACTTACAAAACATTGAGTTAATTGAAGCAGATGTAGAATCCTTCAACTTTAGTGATGATAGTTTTGATGTTGTCTTTTGCTGTGAGGCGATCGTGCTTTTTCCTGATATTCTTGCTATGTTGCAAAAGTGGTATCGTTATTTGAAAACAGGAGGGTTTGTGGCATTTACCTCCCCTCCCGAAACTGCTTATTTAGGAACTATTTATCAGAATATCTGTACTAAAGTATTAGGCGTATCAGTACCACATATTTTAGAAGAATTAGGGACTCCAGAAAAGTGTCATAACTTACTACAACAGGCAGGTTTTAGAGATATCGAAATTAAAATTGAGCCATCGGGGCGATATCGTAATTTGAGAGATAAAAAATTATCTGCAAGAGAAATGAATACGAGTTTTAAAGGTAATCCGCTGTTGGCAAATTTATCACAAGCACAATTAGATCAGTTTCAACTTGAGTACAGTGCAGAAATTGCAAAACTAACAACTGATCAAGGAGTTTGGGAAGATACCACAAAGTACTTTGTTCGCGCCATAAAGTGA
- a CDS encoding class I SAM-dependent methyltransferase translates to MSNFLHFIVTLLVILSCWLLNPTNTAQAASSPNTVYEQRSLHNLNGIGKYYMGREIAHVMGHTGAGWLERPSREAEEQPSKIISLLNLKPNDVVADIGAGTGYMSFRIAPLLTTGKVLAVDIQPEMLEIIEYFKQEKNIFNVEPVLATLTNPNLPAASVDLALMVDAYHELEYPLEVMQGIIKALKPGGRVVLVEYRGENPFIMIKRLHKMTQKQVRKEMQAVGLVWRETKNLLPQQHVMVFEKPD, encoded by the coding sequence ATGTCAAATTTTCTACATTTTATAGTAACGCTGCTGGTGATATTAAGTTGCTGGTTACTGAACCCAACTAACACAGCACAAGCTGCGTCTTCACCAAACACTGTTTACGAACAGCGATCGCTCCATAATCTAAATGGTATCGGTAAATACTACATGGGGCGAGAAATTGCTCATGTGATGGGACACACTGGCGCAGGCTGGCTAGAACGTCCCAGCCGAGAAGCCGAGGAACAGCCAAGTAAAATTATTAGCCTCCTCAACCTAAAACCTAATGATGTAGTGGCGGATATTGGCGCGGGTACCGGTTACATGAGTTTTCGCATCGCGCCGTTATTAACAACAGGAAAGGTTTTAGCTGTGGATATTCAGCCAGAAATGTTAGAAATTATTGAATATTTCAAACAAGAGAAAAATATTTTTAATGTTGAACCTGTTTTGGCTACACTCACCAACCCCAACCTCCCAGCAGCAAGTGTTGACTTGGCGTTGATGGTGGATGCTTACCACGAGTTGGAGTATCCCCTAGAAGTTATGCAAGGAATTATCAAAGCACTGAAACCTGGTGGTAGGGTGGTGCTGGTTGAGTATCGCGGCGAAAATCCTTTTATTATGATTAAACGGCTGCACAAGATGACTCAAAAACAAGTCCGCAAAGAAATGCAAGCCGTTGGTTTAGTTTGGCGGGAAACTAAAAACTTGTTACCCCAGCAGCATGTAATGGTGTTTGAGAAACCCGACTGA